TCGACCTGATCAGAACAGGCTCGCTCTATCACGATGTGGGCAAGCTTCATGCCCCCAACTGGTTCATCGAAAATCAGACCAGTGGAGAGAATCCGCACACTCAGCTGAACGACCCTTTGGCCAGCGCTGGAGTGCTCCAAGCACACGTTGATGAAGGGCTGAAACTGGCACGACGACACCGGCTTCCTCGGCCCATTGCCGACTTCATCCCTGAACATCAGGGCACGTTGCGAATGGGTTATTTCCTGCATCAAGCCCGTCAGCAGAACCCTCACATCTCGGAGAAACGCTTCCGCTATCACGGACCGACGCCTCGCTCCAAGGAGACAGGGATCATGATGCTGGCGGATGGATGCGAGGCAGCGCTGCGCTCACTGCCGCCTGACACAAGTGATCAGGAAGCTCGTGACACGGTCAAACGGATCGTGGAAGCACGAATCAGCGACGGCCAACTCAGCCAGAGCAGCCTCAGTCGGGCCGAACTGGAGCTGGTCATGCAGTCGTTCGTCCGCGTTTGGAGAAGAATGCGTCATCGCCGCATTCCCTATCCCATTCCGGCAAAGCGCAGCTTCTCCGCTTGAGCCCCATACGCCTTTACCCCGTACGCCCTTGCCCCTACGCCCGTGCCCAGAAGGGGAGTGCAGAGCGCACACGAACCCTTCGATGGTCAAAAGGGTCCTGAAAACTCAGCGCATAAGCATGCAGATGCATCGGGCCGGGCGCGTCGGAGGAGGTGTAAATGCGATCAGCACAGATGGGGGCATCCACGGCAGCCAGATGAGCACGCAACTGATGGGAACGCCCGGTCAGAGGCCGCAACCAAAGGCGCGTGCAATCGGTTGACGGCGTCCACTTGCGCCAGAGCGTGCAACAGGGCTTGCCATCAGGGTGCGGTCCATAAACAGGCGGCTGTCGCTGCAGTCTGGCCAGGGGAAGCTGAATGCTTCCTCGCCTGCCTGACAAGGGCCTGACCACATCAGCGAGATAAAGCTTCTGAACTCTGCGGACAGCAAACAGAGCACTGAGCGACCGCAGGCTGCTCTGATTTCTGGCCACAAGGATGAGTCCAGACGTATCCCGATCGAGGCGATGCACCAACCGAAGCTCAGGGCAGCAGCCCTGAAGTCGTGTGATGAGGGAATCGCTTTGATGGCAACCGAGGCCAGGCTGACTCAGCAGGCCGGATGGCTTGTCGACCACCAGATACTGAGGCTGTTCGAGCACAAGTGAACAGCCCGCGAGCTGAGGAAGCTTTGCCGCCAAGACATCAAAGCCTGACGCCACGCCTGTGGGCAGGGCGGCACCAGTAGATCAGCGCCAGCACATTGATCAACCCAAGCAAGACAGGTCCCAATCCCATCGTCTGCGGCTCCAGCCCCAGAACCAGGCGAACGAGGCCATAGGGGATGGCTCCTGCAAGGCTCATCGACAGAGCCACAATCGCCAGAATCACTCCCCAGCGTCGCTGCGCCAGCAGGCCTGCTGAAGCCACAATGCCCACAATCGCAGCAGGCCAAGCCAGAGAAAAGGCGACGGTGATGTTCGTAATAGCAATGCCGGATGAGGTCCCTTCTCGAAATGCCAGGAGACCGATCACTGGCAGCGCGATCAGGTTGGCCACCAGGCCGAGCCAGGTCATCAACCAATAGCCGTTGAGCCGCGGACCCATGGAGAGATGCCACACATCTGCACACCGTAAGGTCCGTGCCCCATCCAGCTGGGCGCGTTTCGCTCGGACGAGCAAGCTGATCCAGCTTCGGATGGGGGACCGCTCAGGGCTGAGATCCAAAAGCAGCAGGGGGTTGAATCACCTTGCGATCACTCAGACGTTCGGCGCAGAAACTGCGAAACAGAGCTTCCACTTCATCGGGAGGCATCCCCTGCACTAGACGTGCCTCAATTTCATCGCGGCGCTGCGACTGGTGATAAAGACGCAGCTCCTGGAAGGTGGTTGTGGATTGAGCCTCGATGCGCGCTAGGGCATTGCCGACCTGGTGATCAGCGAGCAACGGCCCGCCATGACAGTGCTGCATGACATGGGCTGATTCGTGGGCGAGGACCACCCAGACCTGCCTTGGATCGTCCTCGATGTTGTTGGCACAAAGCAGCAGGGCATTACGAGGGGCATGAAAGGCACCCAGAAGGGCCGACGGACAATCCTTGGCCACCAGAGTGTGGGTCCCCGCTCGACGAATGAGAGCGGCATAGCTTCCGATCCTGTCCCAGGTCTCAGCCTTGGACGATCCGGAGAAGAAAGGAGCGACCAGAGTCAGCACCAGCACAGTAAAGGCACGCACTCGAACCGACAGAGCCAGACCCAACAAACCATCCTCTCCAGTTCCTGGTCTCATTCAAGACACGCTGGACGCAAATGGCATCCCTCCCGCCGCAATTCACGGCATCAGGCGATTCACGCTGTTCACCTTGTCGCGAAACGACTGGATGCGATCAATGCGCGTGTTGACGCGCAGCGTGGCGTGAACCCGCGGCACTCCTTCCTGGTGCAGGCGCTCATGGCAGGCTTTCACACAAGCGAAGACCTCATCCCAGTCCCCTTCGATGGCTGTGCCATCAGGTCCGAGCTGATGATCCAGCCCGGAGGCGTTGATCACCTGTTGACACAATGCAATGGAAGGTCCTAGCGACACACCAACCCCCAGTGGGACCAGACACAGATCAACGCTGACCCGCATGAGTCGCTCCGCAAACCCCTTAATGGTTGAACCGGATCAAACAAGGATGCAAGCGAGGCGGCTCACGACACTCGACGCATCCGCAGGAGCACGCCCAAAACAATCCCTCGAGCAAACAATTTCTCAGGGAGCCCCGACACCACTCCCGGACTCCAAAAGGCAGGCACTGGGATAACCAAGAGTGCGCCATTCCCCGCAGCGGGTCTGCACTTCCAAAGCAATCCCACGCTGAACCACCGACATCGAACGCCCCTGCCCAGCGCACCAGCGGCTGGCCGCCGCTTCCGCCGCCGCGATCGATTCATAGGGAGCGTCTAAAACCGGATGCGGTTGCCCGTCCAGTGCCACAAGTCTGTACAGGAGGCAACCAGACTCAGGCATAGGTCCACTTTTACATCTGTCTACAGTGTTCCACGGTACAGGGGGATGCGCCATCCCGGAGCATGTGCCTAGCCCTCGTTGCGCGATGCCAAGCCAAGCTCTCACTGACGCCTACGGAACACTTCTGAGCCGCGCTCCCGCGCCTCTGTTCGCACGAGCAAGACAGCTCTATCTCAACAAATACTGCCTGGATGGACGGACGACCCAGAGCAAACTGCGCCTGTTTGTCATGCAAGAGACCCTCGATGAACGCGTGGAAACCGATCAGGATGCAGGCCCTCTCGGCAGGATTGCCACACTTCAATCCAGCACGGAGGAACTGGCGCTCGTGAACTGGCAGCGGGACGAGCACCCTGGGCAGACGTTGATTGAGACATACCTCCAGCAAAGCTGGCAGTTGCGACCCTCTCTGGTCACTGCAATCGAAGAACCCTGGTTCCGCAACAGCGGCTTCCAACTCCGCATCACCTTGCAGCAGCCCCTGACCTGGGTCCGGAGCAGCCGATATCAGGAGATTGATAATCAGTCAGGCAAAGGAAAACCCACGAAAAGCTGAAGTCACCGTTACCAGCTGCACAAAGCTGGCTAGGCAGAGTTCATGTCTCGCAGAGATTCATGATGAGATCTTCACTGCTTGAGCGGTATGTTCTGCGCTATGCGAACTCAGGTCATTACCTGCGGGTCAACGACGAAAGCCAGGAAATTGAGCGCAGCTCCAGCCCTGAATCAGCATGGGAGTTTCATACTCATGAAGGAGCAGTGACACACGCACTCTGGATCGGTGAAGTCTTTGGCCAGACGCCCGACGTGGTGAAAATGGTTTGAAGATGTTGGGGAAACTGTTTCCAGACAAAGCGCTGTGATCTCACTCAGCACCTCTTCTCCTTGTTTGAGCAGCATGAAATCAAGTGTGTTCAATGCCTTGGCTCCAAACAGATCTTGATCACCTTGTCGGAAGGGCTGAGGTTGAAATCTGAATCTCCACTCAACCCTGAATGAAATGCCTCAGACGCCTGGACTCATCAGCCATACGCCTTTGCAGCTCTGCGGAAGGAGCATCGGAATCTTCCCTTAACTGAGCGCTGATCACGTCGTCTTCTGTGATCGAAAGACCACGCTCACGTCCGAGCTGGATCAGGGTTTCGACAGACACGGGCTCCGAGAGCCGCTGAGCCAGGTCCTGCTCGTCTTGGCGTTGCTGGAGAAGGGTATCGAGATCCTGAAGGGACATAAACAGCAGCGTGCAGTGATCAGAACCCATTCCACCAGACCATTGCTAGACAT
Above is a window of Synechococcus sp. BIOS-E4-1 DNA encoding:
- a CDS encoding RluA family pseudouridine synthase, with product MAAKLPQLAGCSLVLEQPQYLVVDKPSGLLSQPGLGCHQSDSLITRLQGCCPELRLVHRLDRDTSGLILVARNQSSLRSLSALFAVRRVQKLYLADVVRPLSGRRGSIQLPLARLQRQPPVYGPHPDGKPCCTLWRKWTPSTDCTRLWLRPLTGRSHQLRAHLAAVDAPICADRIYTSSDAPGPMHLHAYALSFQDPFDHRRVRVRSALPFWARA
- a CDS encoding MTH1187 family thiamine-binding protein translates to MRVSVDLCLVPLGVGVSLGPSIALCQQVINASGLDHQLGPDGTAIEGDWDEVFACVKACHERLHQEGVPRVHATLRVNTRIDRIQSFRDKVNSVNRLMP
- a CDS encoding Nif11-like leader peptide family natural product precursor, which gives rise to MSLQDLDTLLQQRQDEQDLAQRLSEPVSVETLIQLGRERGLSITEDDVISAQLREDSDAPSAELQRRMADESRRLRHFIQG